DNA from Nymphaea colorata isolate Beijing-Zhang1983 chromosome 4, ASM883128v2, whole genome shotgun sequence:
ctGTTCTACGGAACTGGAtttgagttcgagctgacctcgagctcgagctgctcgTATGCAACCTTAGttgaaattgtaaaaaaaaaaaaaaaagtgaaattgtTGATAAGATCGTTCTTACGACGAATTTATGAATATCAAATCAAAAAGTCAAATATATATGCGGAACAATCATTTTAATGATAAGGAGGAAACTACAATAGTGTATCATTATATAGTGAACTAAAGCTACCTCATATTGGGAACATTTTAGCAAGTAACATCGCTAAATCTTCCAGAAATGAGATAAAAAAAGACCATCCTAGCAAGAGTTTCAAGTGTTTCTTCCGTCAACGGTTTGTGTTAgtaaaaacattaaaagagaaaatggagaatAGTAATGTAAGGTCATATCGTGGTAATGAATGCTTTCATGTTTGATGTTGTGGATACATTTTATATTTGAGGATATAGCAAAGGTTAACTTCTATTAAAGATGAAATGAGAAACCTAGAAATGAAGGAATTTGTTAATTGCCGTTATCTCAGCCAATCAAACACAAACTAATGGCAGCATGATAGATTTTTTCTATTGGCAATAATAGTAATCTATTCAAGAAATGTTTACGATGGATGAAATATTGGAGTTATTAAACACGAATTTAAGGGAAAGAAAACTTTCTTTTGTAATGCTTTGCCAGAACCTGTTGGATGAGGTGGACTGACGATGGTGTCCGATCCGTTTAACAATGTAATTCGACAAATCTCCATCGCAGCAGCCTTGCTAAAGGTTCTAGGACTCCTTGTTAGTGGGAACCATCTTATTTaattttcccttccctttcaGTGGGCGTAGAGGTCCCCTTTCCCTTCCCGCCCAGGCGCCCAGCCCTGCCAAGTCCGCGATGATTTCCACGGAAATCGCTTGACCGTAATTCTTCTAGTTTTCTATCGACATCTCTGAGAAGACGAGGGGTTTATGATTTCGTTTTGTGTGGCAAAGACGCAAAAAGGTGGTGTCTCTTGTTTTGGGATTCTGTTATCCAAACGTGATGAACACCAACAATGGCAGGAGCAGCCATGGCAGTTGGGCCGGTGCCCAGGAGCGGGAGGGCCAGGCTGCGCACCCAACGGTGGTATCGGGAGTTCCCACCCCTACGGCTGAAGAAGTCATCTCTAAGATAAAGGACGACGGAGATTTCGATCGCCTCCGGCTCAAGATCATCAGCCAACTTAAATCCAATGTGGGTTTCTCCTTCCGTTTGCTTTACATGGTGATTCTTTATGTAGTCGAATTGTTAGATCATGAGTCATGATGGTCAttcgtttttcttctttcccttttcgaTAAGGCCACACTTCACAATGCAATTATCTCTATGCTATCTTCTCGAACATGTTCAATTTGATGCTATGGTCCTTAACTTGCTTTTGTGCTTATATTACTGCTTTTCCTAGACATTTGGTGATAAAACAAGGGATACATTCTTTCCACGAGTCCAAAACAATGGGAGgcctttttaacttttaagtgtGCAGAGGAGGTTTGACCTCAGGTTGTATGTCAAGGGATAAATTAGGGCATGGTAACCATGCACCTTTTGAGTTGGTAGGTCCTAACATCTAAAATCATGGTGGTTTCCCATGTTTAAGTTGAAGGCTGTCCAAAAGGTTATAGATTGACACACCCTATGAGTGCTGAATCTACACAGTTACATTTTTTTCAGTAAAAATTAATGTAATTGGATAACCCAACTTCTAAAATAATCATCAAATAATGGTCAAACAACAAGACTTGAAAATTCAAGTGAGAAATTATGTCAAGGTACTGGAGAATTCAGTCAATATAGAAAGTGATTTGAACGTTCCTAAACTTGCTAAAATAGCATGCTAAATTTGAAAGACATAAGGAGGAAGTACTAGCGACCTTAGTGATTTGTTATTTAACAATCGCTTGGTTCATGAGGAGAGGAAATGCAACCGTAAGGTGAAAAAACCATCAGTTAGCATTTCCCTACTATGGaacaagtgaaaagaaaaagtgtgcTTCTGTGCACACGTCGTATTTATGCTGATCATGCCATCATCTTGGTGATTTAGTTATCTTGCTTTACACTGTTTAGAGAATGTTACTCTCTGCACCGATGCTCATTTTGTTGTGGTATCTAACAAAAGAATAGTTTTATCCTTTGTACTGTTTGTAAGCTAGAACAGCCGTTGTAGGAACAATGTGACTTCTGGATAGCACCAAAAAGAGAAACACTGCAGCCATACATTATGATGGTTCAGTGGCAAACTCACTCCATCTTGAATATTCTCAATTTCATATGTTTGGGAGTTGTATGTCTGGTTTAATTgctaaaagggaaaaaaatattcTAATTCTTTGTTCATTCTCTACCTGCAGGAAGCCCTGAGAAGCAACATTGTTTTAGCTGTGAAACGGTCCAAAACACTTTCCAATGCATCTAGGAATGTAAAGCCACGCCAATTGCTTGATGCTGTCTATCAGGAGATTGGGTAGGGCTGAGACATCTCAACTCACCTTGGATCGGTCATTCAATTGATGTCTGTTATTAGCTATTCTTTTAGTCCTTGTCCAGTAGTTTTGAGTGCCATATTCTTTACAAGCATGAGGGCAACTCTTCTTCAGATTACTGATTCCATTATCGTGCATTCACAATACAGAAATGACGTGAGAGGCCAAATGTCAGATGCTGTGTGGCAGGTGATCAGGTCAAATGatggaatgaagaaagagattttcGAGACTGTAGAAACTGTGTATAGCAAGATGGTGGATGAGAGGAAAATGTCGGACCATGCTGTTGATCAACATTGGACTAGAAGATCACCTGCTAGTTTTTCACCCACTCCAATTGCTAATGACCAACAGCCCAATGCAGGAGGACGCAGCAGCAGCCCTGCTGTCACTGCGTGTGACCAACAGGTTGTTGGAGGACCATGCTGTAGCCCGACAATCTCGATTGGACATCATGTGCAACCAACTGGAGAGCAAAGCAGTAGCAGTTTGCCCGCCTTGACTACATCCGGGGATCATCTATTTAGGGGAATCAAACCAAAAGAAACTCCCGCTTTTTCTCTGCCTGAGCCTAACAAGCCTGATGATCAAGAGCCGAAGAAGCACATTGATGAGCCTTTGTTTACCCATGAGACTAAGCCATCTATCAACTCTCAGCCTAGTGAACCACAAGTCTCTGTTCATCCACATGTTGAAAGCCAGCAACAGGAAGATAGTGATCTTGACCCAGATGTGCCTCCCGGTTTTGGTTAAATAACCGTAAAGATGTCAAAGTGCCTCCTAATTGAGAGGGGATAAGGTTGCGCAAGGGACCTTAAGTGGTGCCTAGCCATGGCAACCACTAGCTTCATTGTCAGTATACCTACAGTTTTCTCGATGCAGGTACAGCATATTGCTGGGTGACTCCTTTGGGCAGCGCTCGGATCTCCTCTCATGATTATGAGACAGTGCATCAATAGGACGAAGTCCACTTTAAAGAGGCATTAAAGAGGCACGATGAAGATTAGAGATGGTGGCATCATTATCTAGCCACAGGAGAATATAAATTTGAGAATGTTTGTATTCTACCATTTGCTTGATCTTCATCTTATGCATTTAATTCTTGTACTCCTGGACCACTAAGGCCAGTTTGTCGCTAATCAAACACTTTGTCATGCTCTGGTTTCATTTGTAAGCCATTGGTGAGGGACAATTTTTTGGAGACTGTGATGAAGAAAATCTTTCTCCTCGTCTAGGTGGCGACTTTGCTCTAAAGCCTATTTCACAAAGTGAACTAAATTTGGAGCTTCGTGGCTTAAATAAATTTTCCTAAAGGGCAATCACTTCCCACCATTTTTGAAGTGATTGATATCTTGCCATTCTGGCCTTTTGTTGTGTCCATTAGTGTGGTTTTGGATGTAAATACACTCTGCAAATCAATTTCAATTCTTATTTCACTTGTATAATCATTGTCTCATTATTACATTTATATCACCATGCACCAGTTACAACTTTACCAGATTTAACAAGTAATGATTCTGGGTTGAACCCTGGGGAAAAATGTTTGAGCTTCATTTTAAACAATCAAAGCGTACTGAAATTAAACAGAATCGAGAGTAAAGAAGAGCTGTGATACTCAAAAGAAATACATCTACTGTTGAAATGAAAGTACTACAAGATGTTCAAGAGTGTTGCACAAACTCTTTTAAATATACATATGAAATGTTCTCACGGAGTAAAAGCAAACAAAGAATAACGAAGTCCTAAATCTATGGTGCGGCTTTTAGACGCTAGAGCTCTCTGATCTTCAAATGTTGCTCCACCTCCTCTCGATCAGGTTGTGAGACACAAGGTAATATCCAATTGCACTTCCTGTTAGAAAACAAAATGGCTGCacaaaaataaaactatatTGTGTCtgagcatgcacatgcatgtagcTAACACAAAATGTCAACCAATTTCTCGTAACTTTTGTAACAAATGTGTCTAAAACTTAGTTATTTTCAGCTAATCCAAGTCTAACCTGGTTTACATAATCTCTTGCACTTGATTTGATATTTGTTTGAACCCAAATTGGCACCTTACACATGCTAGCATTGGACAACAACTGTTGAACCCTTACCTATGATCGGCTACTAGCAACACCTTTTGCTAAGATGTTTGCTCAAAAGAGTAACCCACCTGCGGTGTGGTCCGTGGAAAGATCAATTTATCCTAATCCTAAGTGGCTAAAACAGAAAATTAACGAGAACAAACTATACCAAGTGTGAAATGGAAAGATACACAAAACAACTACTCTATTAGACAGACCAGTTACTAGAGTATGAGACGGCTAACTACAACTTGGCAATTTCACTAAAAGGAGCTGGAACACGGTAAAGCACAACTTAAACCTATTCTGAACCTCAAGCACATGCATAACCAACTACAACAACAGAAAATTTAATTAGAACACAACCGGCCAGAGCCAATTGCGGAAGCAAGCTTGCCAGTCAGCTAAAGAGCTGTCAGTgggtttttttttacttatctACTATAGTAAACTTAACTATAAATTCAAGAAATAAACCATTTAAGGCTAAATACATATGTAAAACATAAATCTGACTACAGAAAATGTAGTAAACTAAATGACAACCTGCTGTAAAAACATAAACTAATCAATCTACAACTGCTAACTAGGATATGAAAAAATCACAAAACTTAATCCTAGTGCTTTAGAACAGTTTCTACTGTCTAAGTAAATAATTATACAGCAACTAAAGCACTTAAAACACTTAATTAACTATTGCTAGTGCATCaaacataagaaaacataaagtAAACCATTGTAAAATGTAAAACTTGTAAATGTGAACTTGGTAACTATGCTAAAGAAAAGCAACAAGCATGAAACTCAACATAAAAACTAACTCAAACTACGAGTTATACTACAAAATATAAACTAGTAACTATGCTAAAGAAAAGTAACAAGCCTGAAACTTAACGTAAAAACTAATTCAAACTACGAGTTATACTACAGAGCAgtaaaatttcacaaaataaatatCTATACTATGAGACTACAGGCTACAGTAGGGAATGCAAGTAAACACAACAAGCATTGAGTAGAGCATGCACACTCTATACCTAAAACCTGAAATTTCAGTAAATAACATCCCATGATGTTAAACTAAGTATAACGAAAGATTAACAATTAATTTTCATCTAAAAACtgatccaaataaaaaataactatctAAACTCGAAATCTGCAGAAGTAACAAGATAAAATGCACGCAAACAATGCTACACCACAAGCAGTAAAGAACAGTTTACACTCTTAAATTAACTATAACAAATTATTGACAACTAATATTCACCTAACAATTAATCCAAATGTAAGATAATTATTAAATACCACTAGGAAAAGAATATTTAAGTTAATTGTTATTTAGATTAAGATACTTGCTTTTACACTTAATGAAATTGAGATTCAAAACTTATGAGAAAGAATTTCTCGCCCTTCGAAGATGAATAGAAGAGAGTAATGGACTATGAGATGGTATTTGGAAAAGCGAATGAGGTTTTGGATCTCCTTGATCTTTTGGACGggaaataaaattattgaacaCGTATGAGGTGTCAAGATTAAAGGAGTTGCTTAAATGATCCATTAAAAGATGTAAAATTTGAACATAACTGTAGATGGATGCATCAATGTGATTACTGGTCGCCTGATATGAGCTGTAGTACTCACTTTGTATGTGGATGACATTCTTCTTAGAAAGTAATAATATGGAGTTGCTAAAGTTCGAGATTtgctttcttttgattttggaaaagaaagaaagttagTAAAGCTGCAATATTAATTGTAGCGATAAAATTAAAACTAATGCTAAAAATTTCTTACTCTTTCAACAAGTTGTATATCAAGAAAGTACTAAAATGATGTAATATGTAGAGCTGCAaactattaaaagaaaaaactcgtATTTAAAAAGCTTAGTCTTCATTAATGCGTATTGGATGTGAGAAATTGTAAGGTTGATATCTAAAATTCTATATTTTAGTGTAGTGCGCGGTCTAATACATTTATTGATTTGTACACAAAACATGTTTTCCCGTGTCAATTAAATCCTAGCCAAGCATTCATTTCCCGtctttaaaagagagagagagagagagagagagagagagagagagagagagagaaaggcagcTATCACAAAACATGGAGCTTCAATTCATATGAACTGTACCAACTCGCTACAACTGTAACACACTGAACGGAGTTGCAGGATCTAAAGTCCACCTTCTCACCTATATCATACTAAATAATCATGAATACCAAAGCACTAAATGGAAACCCTGAACCGTTCTCGGCCAAGAAATAACATAGAAGAAAAGTGCAAACGCTTTTGCTCTTCACTATGTTTCCCGTGAAAAACACACAGTTCCCCTCAAGGATGatgtttcacattttatttcgtGCAGAAGTAACCCATAATTTTCACGTCTTCAATTGAAAGACATTGCATTTCCTCCATTGGAactgtttcttttcttgttgccCCATTCTGATGCTTCAGTTGTAGCAATCACGAAAAGCAACAACTATATATCACCGATCGGTACagcggaaaaaaaaaaggaacaacaaCCATAACCGATCGAGAAGAAACTTCATTTTCTCGGAAGCAATTGCCAGAAAGATCAAGAAAATagccaaaaaaaacaaagaaacattgAGAAGCTGCTTCCGCTTTCTGATGAACAATCAATTACCCAACGGGACGTAGAAAGAAGGATTCTCATTTGCCGTAACACCATCGAAAGAGGAAAACTCCAAAGCAGCTGAAAAGGCGGTCGACCTTCACAATTTGGAATTCTTGTTTCAatctagaaaagaaaagcagaaggaaataacaagaaaataaaagtaacACGGAGACTTGGTTTACCGGAGACCAAATTCTAAGTTCTACCGGATCCGACAAGCGGCGAACTAGCGCGGGAATTTTGGTGGAAGAATTTTCACCGATATAATTTCATCGATATTGACAAACTCGGCCCCCAAAAGTTCCCCGGGAAAGGCTTTCTCAGGTCGCCTTAGTCGAACTAGGTCCCGATCCGTTCGAACTCCGTCAAGGAGCCGTAATGTTTAGGCAAATAACACACTGCTGCCCAAGCTAACAGACTTCCGAAAAATTCTTAAAAGGGtagcaatattaaaaaaaaatattattttttataaaattatagAATACCCTCATGTAAAACCCATTTTCCCTTggttaaagaaaaatatttttagtgTCAAAGAggtacttttgtcatttttgtaaaaaaaaaataaatttcatttaaaaGAATGACATTTGAGTGTTAAGGCATTCCACGCAACGCCAACCAGGGACCATCAAGCCGATAGAGACCCTTCtctcaaaaatatattttttaaagaaatatttattttataaatttttttttaaaaataatatttcaatcctgtcaaatttttgaaactataattatTCTTTGTCATAAAAAATTCCTACCTGAGTACTAAAAAGTAAAATCAAATACCTTTTTTAAAACTACTCGCTAAAATGTTTAACATTTTTGCGTTGTTTTGCTATTTGCCCAAATGATCAATACTagtgtaatattttttttttctacgaGAGTTTTCAAGCACGAGAGTTATTTTAATAGGTTAGGCTGCCATCCGCAATTTTAGACATGTTAGGctttttaaatatatagttCAAAATCTAGGCGTGTTTATTgtaatttatattaaatcagcggttcaataatatatatactcTAAGCGTGTTCATCCTCCTCGAGGACAAGGCAGGCCCCGAACTTGAAACTTCCCTCCGTCTTTCAGATTCACGAGAATGCATGGGATGGCTACAGGACACATTGAGGCCACTGGCCACATGGGCGGGAAGTGGGTGGTCGAGTCATCCCCCTCCCTGAGACTCATCCTCTGCTTTCTCTGTACGCGTCCCCAATGCAAGCGACAAATGGCGTTTAGTCGCCTGGGAATGAGACAAGTCACGGCTGACAACAGAACGGAAATGGCTTTTCTCGTTTCTGTTTTTAGTCATAAATAGCGTTCCGCAGCTGTTGAGCGGTTTCCATTTTGTGCCCTTTTGTTTTTCGTTCTATAGATTCTGAGAAACAAGAATTCTATAGAGGATGCTTTGAATCAGTTAATGATCGCATTCCAAGTTCCAATAGGTACTGTTTTTTGGCGTattgcatcctttttttttagtctTCTCAACGACCAATTCTCTTTGATCGctttaatttgttgttaatgTGGTTCGGAGTTTTGTTTAACTCAGCTTTTAGCATATTGGTGTTCCTCTACTCATGCCTTCAATTGGGGTCATCCTCTAATTTGCcgaatttcaaaaattataatgCATTTGTTTGCACCTGCTTTTAGCTTTCGTCAATGTCATCAGCGCTGGTGTTCAATTTAAGGGAAACTATGAAGAACCTATCTTTCGAATGACTTAGGTGgtggttttttcattttttttcctgatgTGAATTAGAACGCCTGACAACCCCAAGTTTCTGAAGGAGGTAAGGCGTTTCCTGGGCATCACCAActgctccttttcttttggtgcATTTTAAAGACTTGGTGTTGAAGTACTCTCTGAATTCTACTTTGAGTGCTTATATTTTGACGCTTTTTACGAGTCAGTGAGTAAATAAAGAGTGTTTGTGCTTCTCTTGTGGCGAGCGTTATAGTTTTGCTTGTTTGTTACATCAATTTTGTTTCTCGAAGTTTAAAATGGCATAGCAGCAGCACCAAATCCGGGGAATTCTGTACTAGAGTAAGAGACTGTCTCGTTGGTTACATTTATCGTTCTCGTGCAATTTGGATGTTTGGTTGCGTAACTAGTTGGCTTTGTGGTGttaatttttctcttgcttcATATTCTTCGAGCGACAGATTTACTTGGTGATTCCAAACCGAAAGGGATGTTGCTCTTCATTCACGTTTACCAGAACTGAATTATAGTATTATAGGAATACTACACTTTTAAATACCAAATCCTGTATTTACTTTGAATCGGTACTGCTTTTGGATTATCTTGGTTTGGTAACTAAATTTTAGACTTTTCCCCTCTTTTCACTTGATTGATCTTTGGGACTTTTTCTTCACTTGTTAGATCACATTCCTTTTAGTACGTGACAAATTATGGAGAAATTGCTATACTGTTTTCTTTGAGGTGTTCTGCCAATGACTACAatgttctttctttgttttccttctacAATAAAACAACTAACCCAGTGTACCGCTCTGTGTTTTTGTTCATCGCAAGGTTCATCAGGTACTTGAGAACTAGAGTAATTACGACTGCAGTTGCAAATTGATTGCAAATTAACGGCACCCAGTTCTTCCAAATTCTGACGTGCTCTATCACAGTATGTTTGAGCTCCGATCTTTCTAGTAGAGACTATGATGCGTTATCCTTTTACTGGTGTTTTCTGCTTGATAACCTCACTGTGACATCAGAATGGTCTTTCTCTGCTGCAGTTAATTGATCTCGGGAAAGAATGACTTGTAGGGGATGTAAGGGTTTCCTGGCGTCTATGTTAAAGTTTCTGAATTACCTGCAAACTTTTGTTGGAGTGGCCATTATACTCTACTCATTGTGGATGTTCAGTCACTGGAATCACCATAATCATATTCCTCCTACATCAGCACCTTCACCAGAAAGTGCTTACTCTACCATGTTGAATTTATACGGTTCACAGCCAAACAGAAAGTTGGTTGAAAATTCTGAACATATATTTTTTGACGAGCTTGCGGGGCTGATGTCCTCTCATCTTGAAGCTGGGAGGAGCTCCAGTTTTGAAAAGCTTCCACCACCTTGGTAGGTGCTACCTTCCAATACCATTTCCTTCATCCATGTCATTTCAACCCTATGTCTATGTGTTGCATTGGTCTTGCTTTCCCTTTCTGTTAATTGGATATAAATATTTTCAGTAGACTAGGAGTGCTAGAACCAGTTACAATGAACTAAATGATTTTGGTGACCTGTTGCTTTATACGTTTGAACTGCTATTCATTGTAGaaaatattatacatattttttacgTTTTTGCTTCTGATGTCACGATAACGGGCTTTACCATTTGTCACAGGCTTATCTAATCTTTGTATGGTTGATGGCATCACTTTATATTTGATTAGTTGATTTGTAATGGtaatttttttggcattttacACAGGTTTATCTACTCTTCTATGAGTACTGGCTTCACGTTTTgcctgataaattttattggcTACATTGCTGCAGAAACTGTCAATGGTTTCTGTCTGCTCTTTGTATCCTATTGTGTCAAGGGGcttcaatttattttcagatGCTCTATCGTTGGAGTGCATGGACTGCGATATATCCAAGTGCACTGCATAGTAGCTTCTTCTAAATCATGGAAATTTCATCGGTCCTTATTTCATGTGTCCTTATTTCACCTCATTTGTACTTCCTTGCAACCAGTTTGGAGacgctaaaagcctaaaaccaTGTCAGAACTTTTTTGTAGCATGAAAATTAGTTAAAAAAACTTGTGCTGACCCCGAAACGTAGTCTTTAAAATGTGTTTATTGTCATCCAAATAGctaaataaatttcttttgcatggcttgaagattcttcttttattatctCTTCTCATTTagtcattgtattttttttatgatttagattcttgaaatttgaaagtAAAATTTAAAGAATGTGATGTCCCCTTAGAATTATAATTTAGGACTATGTGATCATACTGATCAAGCAAACGACGTATGGATTTGTGGACCATATCGTTGTCACAGTGGCCACTATCCGTCGCTGTCATTCATCAATCACTATTGAGATCTCAAGTATCTTGTTTCCTTAACCACTGACCTAGTATTCTTTGCTTGCGGCTATCCTCGTTCTTGTGGAAGCAGCTTTTGTGGTATGCATCCTTTTAAACAAGCATTGGGAAAAGGTAACTGCCAACCAGTTCATAACTTTCGAAAAAGTGCTGTTTGTTTGTTTCCTTTCACCAATTTGAATTAATGTTTTCTCTTGACAGGTTCTTCCACATGATCCTACCGGAGAGTTTGACAATCTTAGATCTTTTAttcaagaaaatattgaagtttGTGAAATGGTTGGCGTGGTTGTGATCATTATTCAGGTGTGTCGTCTATCTCTTATAAATAAGAATAATTTAGTTCGAGCAGTATAAAAACATGCTGCCGTCAAGTAGTTTAGCCATTAGATACACGAACCACGACAGGTGAAGCTATGGAAAGTAGAAAATACTATTGTAAGGGAATGAGAAGCAAACGGGTTAAATATCCAAACTTTTCTGTTGGCAATCACATCAACCTCATGTTATTCTTGCAACTGTTCGATGGGTATCTAATGGCAGGAATAGGGGGGAAACAGTGCATAATAATGCCATTGTCACTATTATCTCCAATATCTGGAACTCGAGGCTCAAAGGTATGATTGAAGGGCACAGAGGTGCAACTATTCGCATCCTTCCAAGTGCGAGCAGCAGTCCAGACTGCTAATGTATATAGATTGGGCTTAAGGTTCTAAAGGCAGCCCCCAGGATGAttcttcttttgaattttgtctGAATAATCGGGCTGAGATTACTCAGAACCCTAACGGACTATGCCAAGAGTTGTATCCCAATTATCGAATAATTGATCTTCTTGACTCCGTCCTTCCCAATCCCCTGAATACACAGGAAGAGCCCTTGTTTGCAAGAATTGCTTTCTTAGATCATACTCTTAACCCAATCTGAAGTTCTACGTTTGGCCTGTTTAGATAGGTATCAAGCAATGACAGTTTTTCCagacatgtttttttataagCTTATTAAGTTGGCTCGACCCACGAACTAGAAGAAATAAACATGCTCAACTAAATGTAAATGtaggaaaattgaaaggaaaaaaaaaaaaagagttaactCCATGCCCACGCAGGTACTTTCGCTGCTACTGGCAATCATCTTAAGAGTCATGGTGACAAGAAGAACAGATTATGACAGTGAAAATGAGGATGATTATCTGAGGGTCAACCATCGGCAACCCTTAATGATTCCCCCTGGAGAACAATCCCTCTGAGGATAGTAAAAGCGACCGCCTCGACTCCTGGCGCTTGAGGATGAAAGAAAAGGTATGCCTGctaccatctctctctctgtttcttggTGGTAATCACTTGGCTTGGATGTGCATCGTGAGACTCCGATAGAACTTGATCCGAGATAAATATTTAATGGTGTGCAGTACGGCTTGAACCCACATGAGTTCGGACAGCGCGCTGTGGATCCAAAAACATTTTCAGGCCACGAGAAGCAGCGACGCTGATGAAGACCGGCGGAAATGTTCCATTACGTAGCCCGCGACCAAAACCAGCGGCGCGTTCCTGGCCTTGCCACttgcaaaaaatttttgttctttctacTGTTTCACCGTATATAAAAGGGTCTAGGTTCTCGAAGTAGGCAGCGTGCTGCGTAACGTTGCATCATAGGTACAGTTCTTTCGTTAAAAGTGACCACACGGTCCTCTCCTCAGTACAGTTGCCATTCTCAGGCGCAGTAAATGCAGGATTCAGTTTGCTCACTTTAGCAGATTCCTTCCATGAATGATTTCACATGGTTTTAGGAATAGGGAAATATCTTATCACTGCATCTGCCAGGGTACAAAATTTATGCGCCTCCCACAGTCGAACCAGATTCCAAGAG
Protein-coding regions in this window:
- the LOC116252329 gene encoding uncharacterized protein LOC116252329 encodes the protein MNTNNGRSSHGSWAGAQEREGQAAHPTVVSGVPTPTAEEVISKIKDDGDFDRLRLKIISQLKSNEALRSNIVLAVKRSKTLSNASRNVKPRQLLDAVYQEIGNDVRGQMSDAVWQVIRSNDGMKKEIFETVETVYSKMVDERKMSDHAVDQHWTRRSPASFSPTPIANDQQPNAGGRSSSPAVTACDQQVVGGPCCSPTISIGHHVQPTGEQSSSSLPALTTSGDHLFRGIKPKETPAFSLPEPNKPDDQEPKKHIDEPLFTHETKPSINSQPSEPQVSVHPHVESQQQEDSDLDPDVPPGFG
- the LOC116252515 gene encoding tetraspanin-18-like → MTCRGCKGFLASMLKFLNYLQTFVGVAIILYSLWMFSHWNHHNHIPPTSAPSPESAYSTMLNLYGSQPNRKLVENSEHIFFDELAGLMSSHLEAGRSSSFEKLPPPWFIYSSMSTGFTFCLINFIGYIAAETVNGFCLLFYSLLAAILVLVEAAFVVCILLNKHWEKVLPHDPTGEFDNLRSFIQENIEVCEMVGVVVIIIQVLSLLLAIILRVMVTRRTDYDSENEDDYLRVNHRQPLMIPPGEQSL